In Arvicola amphibius chromosome 1, mArvAmp1.2, whole genome shotgun sequence, one DNA window encodes the following:
- the Men1 gene encoding menin isoform X1: protein MPPPAAMGLKAAQKTLFPLRSIDDVVRLFAAELGREEPDLVLLSLVLGFVEHFLAVNRVIPTNVPELTFQPSPAPDPPGGLTYFPVADLSIIAALYARFTAQIRGAVDLSLYPREGGVSSRELVKKVSDVIWNSLSRSYFKDRAHIQSLFSFITGTKLDSSGVAFAVVGACQALGLRDVHLALSEDHAWVVFGPNGEQTAEVTWHGKGNEDRRGQTVNAGVAERSWLYLKGSYMRCDRKMEVAFMVCAINPSIDLHTDSLELLQLQQKLLWLLYDLGHLERYPMALGNLADLEELEPTPGRPDPLTLYHKGIASAKTYYQDEHIYPYMYLAGYHCRNRNVREALQAWADTATVIQDYNYCREDEEIYKEFFEVANDVIPNLLKEAASLLEAGEERPGEQAQGTQSQGSALQDPECFAHLLRFYDGICKWEEGSPTPVLHVGWATFLVQSLGRFEGQVRQKVHIVSREAEATEAEEPWGDESREGRRRGPRRESKPEEPPPPKKPALDKGPGSGQSAGSGPPRKTPGIVPGTARGAEVSSAAQAPAPAASPPPEGPVLTFQSEKMKGMKELLVATKINSSAIKLQLTAQSQVQMKKQKVSTPSDYTLSFLKRQRKGL, encoded by the exons AT GCCACCGCCCGCCGCCATGGGGCTGAAGGCCGCCCAGAAGACGCTGTTTCCTCTGCGCTCTATCGACGATGTGGTGCGCCTGTTCGCTGCGGAGCTGGGCCGAGAGGAGCCTGACCTGGTGCTCCTCTCTTTGGTCCTGGGCTTCGTTGAGCATTTCCTGGCTGTCAACCGTGTCATCCCCACCAACGTGCCCGAGCTCACCTTCCAGCCCAGCCCTGCACCTGACCCTCCTGGCGGCCTCACTTATTTTCCGGTGGCCGACCTATCCATCATTGCTGCCCTCTATGCCCGGTTCACCGCCCAGATCCGCGGCGCTGTCGACCTCTCCCTCTACCCTCGAGAGGGGGGCGTTTCCAGTCGCGAACTGGTAAAAAAGGTCTCCGATGTCATATGGAACAGCCTCAGCCGCTCCTACTTCAAGGACCGTGCCCATATCCAGTCCCTCTTCAGCTTCATCACAG GCACTAAACTGGACAGCTCAGGTGTGGCCTTTGCAGTGGTGGGGGCCTGCCAGGCCCTGGGTCTCCGAGATGTCCATCTGGCCCTGTCTGAGGATCATGCTTGGGTGGTGTTTGGGCCCAACGGGGAGCAGACAGCTGAGGTCACCTGGCATGGCAAAGGCAATGAAGATCGCAGGGGCCAAACAGTCAATGCCGGCGTGGCTGAACGG AGCTGGCTGTACCTGAAAGGATCATACATGCGTTGTGACCGCAAGATGGAGGTGGCATTCATGGTGTGTGCCATCAACCCTTCTATTGATCTTCACACGGATTCCTtggagctgctgcagctgcaACAG aagctgctttggctgcTGTATGACCTAGGACATCTGGAAAG GTACCCCATGGCACTAGGGAACTTGGCAGACCTGGAGGAGCTGGAGCCCACCCCTGGTCGGCCAGACCCACTCACGCTCTATCACAAG GGGATTGCCTCAGCCAAGACCTACTACCAAGATGAGCACATCTACCCCTACATGTACCTTGCTGGCTACCACTGTCGCAACCGCAATGTGCGCGAAGCCCTGCAGGCCTGGGCTGACACTGCCACTGTTATCCAAGA CTACAACTACTGCCGGGAGGATGAGGAGATCTACAAGGAATTCTTTGAAGTGGCCAATGACGTCATCCCCAATCTGCTGAAGGAAGCAGCCAGCCTACTAGAAGCAGGGGAGGAGCGGCCAGGGGAGCAAGCCCAG GGCACCCAGAGCCAAGGTTCTGCCCTCCAGGACCCAGAGTGCTTTGCCCACCTGCTGCGATTCTATGATGGCATTTGCAAATGGGAGGAGGGCAGCCCCACACCAGTACTGCATGTAGGCTGGGCCACTTTCCTCGTGCAGTCCCTCGGCCGCTTCGAGGGACAG GTGCGGCAGAAGGTGCACATAGTTAGCCGTGAAGCAGAGGCGACAGAGGCTGAAGAACCATGGGGAGATGAATCCCGAGAAGGCCGGCGGCGCGGTCCTCGCCGGGAGTCCAAACCCGAGGAGCCACCCCCACCCAAGAAGCCTGCGTTGGACAAGGGGCCGGGCTCTGGGCAAAGTGCAGGCTCAGGACCACCCCGGAAAACTCCAGGGATTGTCCCAGGTACTGCCCGTGGCGCCGAAGTCAGCAGTGCTGCTCAGGCTCCAGCACCGGCAGCATCGCCACCACCGGAGGGCCCAGTGCTTACTTTCCAGAGTGAAAAGATGAAAGGCATGAAGGAGCTGTTGGTGGCCACCAAGATCAACTCAAGTGCCATCAAGCTGCAGCTCACGGCACAGTCACAAgtgcagatgaagaaacagaaagtgtCCACACCCAGCGACTACACACTTTCTTTCCTTAAGCGGCAGCGCAAGGGCCTCTGA
- the Men1 gene encoding menin isoform X2 — MGLKAAQKTLFPLRSIDDVVRLFAAELGREEPDLVLLSLVLGFVEHFLAVNRVIPTNVPELTFQPSPAPDPPGGLTYFPVADLSIIAALYARFTAQIRGAVDLSLYPREGGVSSRELVKKVSDVIWNSLSRSYFKDRAHIQSLFSFITGTKLDSSGVAFAVVGACQALGLRDVHLALSEDHAWVVFGPNGEQTAEVTWHGKGNEDRRGQTVNAGVAERSWLYLKGSYMRCDRKMEVAFMVCAINPSIDLHTDSLELLQLQQKLLWLLYDLGHLERYPMALGNLADLEELEPTPGRPDPLTLYHKGIASAKTYYQDEHIYPYMYLAGYHCRNRNVREALQAWADTATVIQDYNYCREDEEIYKEFFEVANDVIPNLLKEAASLLEAGEERPGEQAQGTQSQGSALQDPECFAHLLRFYDGICKWEEGSPTPVLHVGWATFLVQSLGRFEGQVRQKVHIVSREAEATEAEEPWGDESREGRRRGPRRESKPEEPPPPKKPALDKGPGSGQSAGSGPPRKTPGIVPGTARGAEVSSAAQAPAPAASPPPEGPVLTFQSEKMKGMKELLVATKINSSAIKLQLTAQSQVQMKKQKVSTPSDYTLSFLKRQRKGL; from the exons ATGGGGCTGAAGGCCGCCCAGAAGACGCTGTTTCCTCTGCGCTCTATCGACGATGTGGTGCGCCTGTTCGCTGCGGAGCTGGGCCGAGAGGAGCCTGACCTGGTGCTCCTCTCTTTGGTCCTGGGCTTCGTTGAGCATTTCCTGGCTGTCAACCGTGTCATCCCCACCAACGTGCCCGAGCTCACCTTCCAGCCCAGCCCTGCACCTGACCCTCCTGGCGGCCTCACTTATTTTCCGGTGGCCGACCTATCCATCATTGCTGCCCTCTATGCCCGGTTCACCGCCCAGATCCGCGGCGCTGTCGACCTCTCCCTCTACCCTCGAGAGGGGGGCGTTTCCAGTCGCGAACTGGTAAAAAAGGTCTCCGATGTCATATGGAACAGCCTCAGCCGCTCCTACTTCAAGGACCGTGCCCATATCCAGTCCCTCTTCAGCTTCATCACAG GCACTAAACTGGACAGCTCAGGTGTGGCCTTTGCAGTGGTGGGGGCCTGCCAGGCCCTGGGTCTCCGAGATGTCCATCTGGCCCTGTCTGAGGATCATGCTTGGGTGGTGTTTGGGCCCAACGGGGAGCAGACAGCTGAGGTCACCTGGCATGGCAAAGGCAATGAAGATCGCAGGGGCCAAACAGTCAATGCCGGCGTGGCTGAACGG AGCTGGCTGTACCTGAAAGGATCATACATGCGTTGTGACCGCAAGATGGAGGTGGCATTCATGGTGTGTGCCATCAACCCTTCTATTGATCTTCACACGGATTCCTtggagctgctgcagctgcaACAG aagctgctttggctgcTGTATGACCTAGGACATCTGGAAAG GTACCCCATGGCACTAGGGAACTTGGCAGACCTGGAGGAGCTGGAGCCCACCCCTGGTCGGCCAGACCCACTCACGCTCTATCACAAG GGGATTGCCTCAGCCAAGACCTACTACCAAGATGAGCACATCTACCCCTACATGTACCTTGCTGGCTACCACTGTCGCAACCGCAATGTGCGCGAAGCCCTGCAGGCCTGGGCTGACACTGCCACTGTTATCCAAGA CTACAACTACTGCCGGGAGGATGAGGAGATCTACAAGGAATTCTTTGAAGTGGCCAATGACGTCATCCCCAATCTGCTGAAGGAAGCAGCCAGCCTACTAGAAGCAGGGGAGGAGCGGCCAGGGGAGCAAGCCCAG GGCACCCAGAGCCAAGGTTCTGCCCTCCAGGACCCAGAGTGCTTTGCCCACCTGCTGCGATTCTATGATGGCATTTGCAAATGGGAGGAGGGCAGCCCCACACCAGTACTGCATGTAGGCTGGGCCACTTTCCTCGTGCAGTCCCTCGGCCGCTTCGAGGGACAG GTGCGGCAGAAGGTGCACATAGTTAGCCGTGAAGCAGAGGCGACAGAGGCTGAAGAACCATGGGGAGATGAATCCCGAGAAGGCCGGCGGCGCGGTCCTCGCCGGGAGTCCAAACCCGAGGAGCCACCCCCACCCAAGAAGCCTGCGTTGGACAAGGGGCCGGGCTCTGGGCAAAGTGCAGGCTCAGGACCACCCCGGAAAACTCCAGGGATTGTCCCAGGTACTGCCCGTGGCGCCGAAGTCAGCAGTGCTGCTCAGGCTCCAGCACCGGCAGCATCGCCACCACCGGAGGGCCCAGTGCTTACTTTCCAGAGTGAAAAGATGAAAGGCATGAAGGAGCTGTTGGTGGCCACCAAGATCAACTCAAGTGCCATCAAGCTGCAGCTCACGGCACAGTCACAAgtgcagatgaagaaacagaaagtgtCCACACCCAGCGACTACACACTTTCTTTCCTTAAGCGGCAGCGCAAGGGCCTCTGA
- the Map4k2 gene encoding mitogen-activated protein kinase kinase kinase kinase 2 — protein MALLRDVSLQDPRDRFELLQRVGAGTYGDVYKARDTVTSELAAVKIVKLDPGDDISSLQQEITILRECRHPNVVAYIGSYLRNDRLWICMEFCGGGSLQEIYHATGPLEERQIAYVCREALKGLHHLHSQGKIHRDIKGANLLLTLQGDVKLADFGVSGELTASVAKRRSFIGTPYWMAPEVAAVERKGGYNELCDVWALGITAIELGELQPPLFHLHPMRALMLMSKSSFQPPKLRDKTRWTQNFHHFLKLALTKNPKKRPTAEKLLQHPFTTQQLPRALLTQLLDKASDPHLGTLSPEDCELETQDMFPDTIHSRGHHGPAERTPSEIQFHQVKFGAPRRKETDPLNEPWEEEWTLLGKEELSGSLLQSVQEALEERSLTIRPALELQDLDSPDDAMGTIKRAPFLGLPHTEPTPDDNAQSCSPGTPSAPPPGPGSPPLLPTAWATLKQREDPERSSCHGLPPTPKVHMGACFSKVFNGCPLQIHAAVTWVHPVTRDQFLVVGAEEGIYTLNLHELHEDTLEKLISQRCSWLYCVNNVLLSLSGKSTHIWAHDLPGLFEQRRLQHQAPLSIPTNRITQRIIPRRFALSTKIPDTKGCLQCRVVRNPYTGSTFLLAALPASLLLLQWYEPLQKFLLLKNFSSPLPSLAGMLEPLVLDGKELPQVCVGAEGPEGPGCRVLFHVLPLEAGLTPDILIPPEGIPGSAQQVIQVDRDTVLVSFERCVRIVNLQGEPTAALAPQLTFDFPIETVVCLQDSVLAFWSHGMQGRSLDTNEVTQEITDETRIFRVLGAHRDIILESIPTDNPGAHSNLYILTGHQSSY, from the exons ATGGCGCTGTTGCGGGACGTGTCACTGCAGGATCCGCGAGACCGCTTTGAGCTACTGCAGCGTGTGGGGGCCGGGACCTATGGCGACGTTTACAAG GCCCGTGACACCGTCACGTCCGAACTGGCCGCGGTGAAGATCGTCAAGCTAGACCCAG GGGACGACATCAGCTCTCTTCAGCAGGAAATCACCATCCTTCGCGAATGTCGCCACCCCAATGTCGTGGCCTACATTGGCAGCTACCTCAG GAATGACCGGTTGTGGATCTGTATGGAGTTCTGTGGAGGGGGTTCGCTGCAGGAGATTTACCACG CTACTGGGCCCCTGGAAGAACGGCAGATAGCCTATGTTTGCCGGGAGGCACTGAAG GGGCTCCACCACCTGCATTCTCAGGGCAAAATTCACCGAGACATCAAG GGTGCCAACCTTCTGCTCACTCTGCAGGGAGATGTCAAACTGG CGGACTTTGGGGTATCAGGTGAGCTGACAGCATCTGTGGCTAAGAGGCGGTCTTTCATTGGCACTCCGTACTG GATGGCACCAGAGGTCGCTGCTGTGGAACGCAAAGGTGGCTACAATGAGCTGTGTGACGTCTGGGCCCTGGGCATCACTGCCATTGAGCTCGGCGAGCTACAGCCGCCGCTGTTCCACCTGCACCCCATGAG GGCCTTGATGCTCATGTCGAAGAGCAGCTTCCAACCACCCAAGCTGAGAGACAAGACACGTTG GACCCAGAATTTTCACCACTTCCTCAAGCTGGCCCTAACCAAGAACCCCAAGAAGAGGCCCacagctgagaagcttctgcag CACCCATTCACAACCCAGCAGCTCCCTCGGGCCCTCCTTACGCAGCTCCTCGACAAGGCCAGCGACCCCCACCTGGGAACCCTCTCCCCTGAAGACTGTGAACTGGAG ACCCAGGATATGTTTCCAGATACCATTCATTCCCGGGGCCATCATGGTCCAGCTGAGAGGACCCCTTCTGAGATCCAGT TTCACCAAGTGAAATTTGGCGCCCCTCGCCGGAAGGAGACGGATCCTCTCAATGAACCC TGGGAGGAGGAATGGACGCTGCTGGGAAAAGAGGAACTGAGTGG GAGCCTGCTGCAGTCGGTCCAGGAGGCCCTGGAGGAAAG GAGCCTGACTATTCGACCTGCCTTAGAACTCCAG GACCTGGACTCCCCAGATGATGCCATGGGAACCATCAAACGGGCCCCATTTTTGGGGCTGCCCCATACTGAGCCAACACCTGATGACAATGCCCAGTCCTGCTCCCCAG GAACCCCGTCTGCACCTCCGCCTGGTCCTGGCAGCCCACCATTGCTGCCCACTGCCTGGGCCACCCTGAAGCAACGGGAGGATCCTGAG agATCATCATGTCATggtcttcctcccacccccaaagtGCAC ATGGGTGCCTGCTTCTCCAAGGTCTTCAATGGCTGCCCCCTGCAGATCCATGCTGCTGTCACTTGGGTGCACCCTGTCACTCGAG ACCAGTTCCTGGTAGTAGGGGCCGAGGAAGGCATCTACACCCTCAACCTGCATGAACTGCATGAGGATACACTGGAGAAG CTCATCTCCCAGCGCTGCTCCTGGCTCTACTGTGTGAACAACGTATTGCTGTCACTCTCAG GGAAATCCACGCACATCTGGGCACATGACCTCCCAGGCCTATTTGAGCAGCGGAGACTGCAGCACCAGGCACCCCTCTCTATCCCTACCAACCGTATTACTCAGCGTATCATCCCCAG GCGCTTTGCCCTGTCCACCAAGATTCCTGACACCAAAGGCTGCCTGCAGTGTCGTGTGG TCCGTAACCCCTACACAGGCAGCACTTTCCTGCTGGCtgccctgcctgccagcctgctTCTGCTGCAGTGGTATGAGCCCCTGCAGAAATTCCTGCTGCTGAAG AACttttccagccccttgcccagccTGGCAGGGATGCTGGAGCCGCTGGTGCTAGACGGGAAGGAGCTGCCACAGGTGTGCGTGGGTGCCGAGGGGCCTGAGGGACCTGGCTGCCGAGTCCTGTTCCATGTCTTGCCCCTGGAGGCTGGCCTGACTCCAGACATCCTCATCCCGCCTG AGGGGATACCAGGCTCCGCCCAGCAGGTGATCCAGGTGGACAGAGACACAGTACTGGTCAGCTTTGAAC GCTGTGTGAGGATTGTTAACCTGCAGGGTGAGCCCACAGCTGCACTGGCCCCTCAGCTCACCTTTGACTTCCCTATTGAGACTGTGG TGTGCCTGCAGGACAGTGTGCTGGCTTTCTGGAGCCATGGCATGCAGGGCCGAAGCCTTGACACCAACGAG GTGACCCAGGAGATCACAGATGAGACCAGaatcttccgagtgctgggagcCCACAG GGACATCATCCTGGAGAGCATTCC